The window AATGCATACATAACATTAGGTACTACAGACGATATTATAACGTCTTTTATATTATCAAATTTAATATTTTCATATTTAAATAAACTATCTATAAGCATTCCATATTCATCAGAAGTTTTATTTTTGTCTGTGCTTATTCTCCAATGGTGCTTTAATTTTTTCCCCTCATAAACTCCTAATACTGTATTTGTATTTCCTACATCAAATACAAGTAACATACTTTTTACCTTCTTTCTATTTTGATATAAACTTAAGTCCTCTCATTACGCCTGTTACTATTAAAATAGCAACTATCATTTCTGGTATACCATTAGTTATTCCTATTCCCATTATTATCTTACCTACAGAATTTATATCTTGTCCTATAGCTTCAACGAATCTAACTCCGTAAAGTAGGTAAATCATAGAAAGAACTCCCACAGTATTAGTTAATGTTCCTACAGCACCAGTAACAGCAACTGCTAATGCTTCATTTTTTACTATTTTCTTAACAGATACATAAGAGTAATAAGAAACTATACCAATCAAGATTCTTGGAAACACAGATACTAACGGATTCCAAAATACAAACGATATTACTGTTGGACTTGTTATACTCTGTATCATACTAAATATACCGAATATAAGACCTACGATAGCTCCAACCAAAGGACCCTCAATCATAGCTGCAATAATTACCGGTATATGCATTATAGTGGCCTTAGTAGGCCCTATAGGGATAAACCCTAACGGCGTCATACCCAATACTATAGAAACGGCTCCTAGCATTCCTATAACTGTCATTTTTTTTGTTGATAGACTTCTTGTAGCGATCAATTTCTACACCTCCGGTTCTGGCTCATATAGATGCCAGACTTTTTAAATTTATTTTTTATCTATATTAATACGGTCAGACTCCGATTTGGATGTCAGCCATAACTACTTAATTTTATCAATATTGTATACAAGTTTCAACAGCAAATTTTTAATTATTTAAGCTTTAATTCTTTGAATGATGGAATGTTTTTTATTGAATCTGCATTTTTCACTGCATTTATTATACTTTGCTCTACTACTTGTGCTGCTAGTGTTCCAACTAAGTTTAGATCGGCTTCGATTTCTCCTGTTGCCATGGCAAATATAGTATCACCATCATACATAGTATGTATAGGTGATATAGCCTTAGCATAGCCATTATGAGACATTTGAGCTAACTTAGCACATTCAGCCTTATTAAACTTAGCATTCGTAACAACAGCTCCTATAGTAGTATTCTGCATAGAAAAATCTTTTGAATTAACTCCAGACTTCATAAGTTCCACAGTATTTACAAAGTTCTTCTTATCATAGTCAAGACATCCTGCAATTATACTGTCACCTTCATATACATCTCCAAATGGATTAGCCGCAATTATAGCACTCACAACTAATCCATTATCAAGCTTTATAGAACAACTTCCTATTCCACCCTTTGTTGCATAATCAATACCTTTAAATTTACCAATAGTTGCTCCACAACCTGCACCATAATTCCCCTGCTTTAATTCAGTGCTTGAAGCAGCCTCACACGCTCTATATCCCATATTATAATCAGGTCTTATAGTATAATCCCCAACATGAAGATCAAACAATACAGCTCCTACTACTATAGGTACCTTAGTAACACCTACATCAAACCCAATATTGTTCTCTTCCAAATATTTTGCTACTCCACAAGTAGACTCAAGCCCAAATGCAGATCCTCCAGACAGTACTATAGAATGTACCTTATCTACCATATTTATAGGATCTAAAAGATCAGTTTCTCTAGTTCCAGGTGCAGAACCTCTAACATCAACACCACAACAAGCCCCTTTTTCACATATTATAACCGTACATCCTGTAACACCACTTAAATCTTCAACCTGACCTATTTTTATTCCATCTATGTCCAATATATTGTTATACATAATTATGCTCTCCTCTTATAGATACCTCTCCAGATATTAGCTCTTCAATATCATTATCCTCATTTATTATTACAAGATTACCTTCTTCATTTATATCTATACACTTAACTTTTCTTTTTTTATCACCGTTTATTATATATATTTTTTTTCCCAATATAGCAGAGCTTTCTTTACATATTTTTATACAACTGGATTTATCATTTCTTTCTGTATAATCTAAATATAGCTTTTCGAACTCTTCTAATATATTCTTCAATATATCTATTCTTTTAACATCATATCCTTCTTTAAATATAGAAGTTGCTATAGAGTTTATCTCCTCAGGAAAATTCATAGTCTTAACATTCATACCAATTCCAAGTACTATATAATTTATTTGATCTATCTCTGCACCAAGCTCTGTTAATATGCCACTTACCTTCTTATTATTTACAATAATATCATTTGGCCACTTTATAGATGCATCTATTCCAAGATTTCTAAGAGACTTTACAATACTTGCCCCTGCTATTTGAGTTATAAAAGGAGCCTTATGAGGATATATATCTGGCTTTAATATAATACTTAACCATATTCCATCTCCCTTAATAGAATGCCACTCTTTGCCCCTTCTTCCTCTTCCTTTTGTCTGTTCTTCCGATACAACAATCGTTCCATCAATAGAATCTCCAGCTATCTCCTTTGCATAATCATTAGTTGACCCTATAGTATCAAAATGTATAACTTCTTTGCCTATAAAATCTGTATTTAAATCATGCTTTATAATTCCACCACTTAACAAATCAGGACACCCAAATATTTTATGTCCTTTCTTAGTTATAGATTCTATATCATAACCTTGATTTTTTATATTCTTTATATGCTTACTTACAGCACTTCTACTTATACCTAGTCTTTCAGATATATGTTCCCCAGATACAAATTCATCTTTGTTTTCTAATAGGATTTTAATTATCTCGCTTCTCATATAATCCCTCTTTTCATTTTAGATTTCGTTTAATGGCATGTATTTATTCATATTGTCAGCCAGTCGTAATGGACTCAATCACTTGAAATAGTTGTTGCTTAATTCTTTTAATCAATATTATTAATAATTTAAAAATCGTATAATTTTCTTATATTTAGTATAACAAAAACTATATCAAAAGATATATGCTTTAGAAAAACCTGACTCAAAAATTATACGAATTGAAATGTTAGGTACTTTTTTGTTAATGTTTTTCTATAAAACTAAGATTGAGACGTTTAAATATCCGTTAAAAAACTTCATTGTCTGAACATAGTGAGTTTATGAAGTTTTAGGATATTTAATAAGTATCAATTTTTAGTTTTATTAAAACATTAACTAAGTACCGTTATTTCAATGCGTATCATTTTTCAACTAAGCACCATAATAAAAAGGCTACCAACAAAAGTTAGTAGCCTTTTAAATTAACCAAATAAACTAAGTAATACTCCAGCTGCAACAGCTGAACCTATAACTCCAGCAACATTTGGTCCCATAGCATGCATCAAAAGGAAGTTTCCTGGATTTTCTTGTTGTCCTACCTTATTAGAAACTCTTGCAGCCATAGGTACTGCTGATACTCCAGCTGAACCTATAAGTGGGTTTATAGGATTTTTAGAGAATTTATTCATTATTTTAGCTAAGATAACACCACTTGCAGTTCCTATACTAAAAGCTATAACTCCAAGTGCGAATATTTTAAATGTTTGCCAAGTTAAGAAAGCTTCTCCAGTTGCAGTAGCTCCAACTGAAATTCCTAAGAATATAGTAACTATATTCATAAGTTCATTTGATGCAGTCTTTGACAATCTATCAGTAACTCCACATTCTTTAAATAAATTACCAAGCATTAACATACCTATTAAAGTAGCAGCAGATGGTAATATTAAAGAAACTATTATAGTAACCATTATAGGAAATATTATTTTTTCCTTTTTAGATACTGGTCTTAACTGATCCATAACTATATTTCTTTCTTCCTCACTAGTCAGAGCCCTCATAATAGGTGGTTGAATTATAGGAACTAAAGCCATATAAGAATAAGCGGCAACTGCTATTGGTCCCAATAATTCTGGCTTTAACTTTGTAGCTAGATATATAGAAGTAGGTCCATCTGCTCCTCCTATTATACCTATTGATGATGCTGCTTGAGCATCGAAGCCAAAGAATATAGCTCCTATAAATGTAAAAAATATACCAAACTGAGCAGCAGCTCCTAAAAGTAAACTTTTAGGATTTGCTATTAATGGTCCAAAATCAGTCATGGCTCCAACACCCATAAATATCAAAGGAGGGAATATTCCAAGCTCATCTCCCTGATACAAATAATGTAGAAGTCCTCCTGGAAACTTATTCTTAATATCAACAGCCCATATTCCCTGCTGTGCTTGCATTGCAGCTTCTTTGCTATCTATAGGATGCATATTCAAAAGAGTCTGAGGATGACTCATAATATCTGATAAAGGTAAATTCGTAAGAATCATACCAAATGCTATTGGAACCAATAAAAGAGGCTCAAACCCTTTATTTATAGCTAGATACAATAATAAGCAACCCACACCAATCATTATTATCTGCTTATAGTACATTCCAAAGTCTGTAATAACATTGTATATACCCGTACTTTGTATGAAATTAAATACAACTTCTCCCATGGGTAATCCCCTTCCTTACTTTTTTAAGAAATACCTATAATAATCTCACCTGCACTTACAGATGCGCCTTTGCTAACATGAATATCTTCAATAACACCATCTGCTGGTGCCATTATCTCATTTTCCATTTTCATAGCCTCAAGTATTAAAAGAACTTGCCCTTTAGTAACACTATCTCCCTTATTAACCTTTATATCATTTATAGTTCCAGGCATAGGAGCTTTTATTGTATTGGCAGAACCTGAATTACTAGATATGTTTTTATTCAACTTAACTTCTTCTTTTACAGGAATACTTTTTTCTACCTTTGGCTCAATTACTTTAGATTTATTAGCAGATGATTTTTTTGATTTTGAAGAATTAGAACTTTCCTTTATCTCTTCTACCTCAACATCATAACAAACTCCATTTACCTTAACATTAAATTTTTTTATCATATTCATATCCCCCTAGCATTGAACTCATTTGCTCTATTCTTCCAAGTTTTGACCACGAAGTATCACTATTTTCACTTTTCTTTATTTTTTTAATAACAATATTATTAGTAGTCGTATTTAAAGCACAAGCTATAGCCGAACTTATAACTGCAACTATCTCTTTATTATCTTCATCTTGTTTAATATCTTCTTTTACAATTATCTGCTCTTTTTCTTTTTTAGGTTTAGAGCTAGATTTTGTCATTATTTTTACAGCTGCCATTATAACCATAAGGACTACAAATACTATACACATAGAAAGCAGCGTAACAACCAAACTAGCAATTAACTGTTCAGATTTTGTAAGCGCCGTTATATCAGTTTTCATTAAATCTAATAAATTAGTCAAATTCATAGTTTCACCCTCTTATTTTAAAGTGGAATATTTCCATGTTTCTTAGGAGGTCTGCTTTCTCTTTTCGATTTTAAAACATCAAAAGCATCACAAAGTCTAATCCTAGTCAAAGATGGCTGTATAACATCGTCTACAAAACCTCTTTGAGCCGCTTGATAAGGATTGGCAAACTCTTCTCTATACTCTTTAACCTTTTCAGTTCTAACGGATGCAGGATCATCAGATGCTTTTATATCTTTTCTAAATATTATATTAGCTGCTCCATCTGGTCCCATAACTGCAATTTCAGCACTTGGCCAAGCATATACAATATCAGCTCCTAAATCTTTAGAGCACATAGCAAGATAAGATCCTCCATAAGCTTTTCTCGTTATTATAGTTACCTTTGGAACTGTAGCCTCACTATATGCATAAAGCATCTTCGCACCATGTCTAATAACTCCACCATATTCTTGAGATGTACCAGGTAAAAATCCAGGAACATCTACAAAATTCAAAATAGGTACATTAAACGCATCACAAGTTCTGATAAATCTAGAAGCTTTATCTGATGCATTTATATCAAGACATCCAGCCATATATGTAGGTTGATTAGCTATTATTCCTACAGATTCTCCATTAATTCTTGCAAATCCTGTAAGTATATTTCTTGCAAAATAAGGTTGAACTTCAAAGAAATCACTATCATCAACTATACTTGTTATTATATCTTTCATATCATACGGCTTATTTGAATTATCAGGCATTATAGTATCTAAAACATCTATTTTTTCATTAACATCATCACAATCTAATATAGGAGCTTTTTCTAAATTATTAGAAGGCAAGAAGCTAAGTAATTTTCTAATACCCATTATGCAGTCTTCATCAGATTCAGATACAAAATGAGCAACGCCCGATGTAGCATTATGTGTCATAGCTCCACCAAGATCTTGTGCGCTAACCTCTTCCCCAGTAACAGTCTTTATAACCTGAGGACCAGTTATAAACATCTGGCTAGTTTTATCAACCATAAATATAAAATCAGTAAGAGCGGGTGAATAAACTGCCCCTCCTGCACAAGGTCCCATTATAGCAGATATCTGAGGAACAACACCAGAGGCTATAGTATTTTTATAAAATACTTTTCCATATCCAGCTAAAGCATCTACCCCTTCTTGAATTCTAGCTCCACCAGAATCATTAAGTCCAACTACAGGCGCTCCCATCTTAAGGGCCATATCCATAACCTTTTCCATTTTCTTAGCATGCATTTCTCCAAGAGATCCTCCTAAAACAGTAAAATCTTGAGCAAATGCATAAACCAATCTACCTTCTACCTTACCATATCCCGTTACTACTCCTTCTCCAGGAGCATCTACTTTTTCCATTCCAAAGTGATTACATCTATGTTTTACAAAAGCATCTAACTCAATAAAAGTTCCTTCATCAAACAATATATTAAGTCTTTCTCTTGCTGTAAGCTTTCCAGAATTATGTTGCTTTTCTATTCTTTTTTCTCCTCCACCAAGCTCTATCTTAGCTCTTTTCTGTAAAAGAATATCTAGCTTATTTTGTGACATTTTAAATCCCCCCTTCTAATCTCTTTGGCTTAGTTCAAGTAATATACCATGAGTACTTTTAGGATGACAAAATGCAATCTTTGCTCCACCCGCTCCATATCTAGGCTTTTCATCTATCATTCTATATCCTTTTTCCTTAACTTCTTCTATAGCCTTTTCTATGTCATCAACCCTTACAGCTATATGTTGAAGTCCATTTCTTCCACCATTTTTTTCAATAAACTTAGCTATAGGACCATCTTCACAAGTTGATTCTAAAAGTTCAAGTTCAGTTTCTCCAACAGGTAAAAATGCAACTTTAACCTTTTGATCTTCAACAACCTCAGTTCCCTCACATTTTATTCCAAGAACATCCTCATAAAACTTTAAAGTCTCATCAAGATTTTTAACAGCTATCCCTATATGATCAACTCTACTTATATCCATATCAAAATCCCCCTTTTTAATAATTAAAATTCCTGTAATCACTACACACTAAGTCACATTCCCAATGATTCCTTAACAGGCTCCGTTGCTCAAAAATAGTTGCAAGTATAGTTCTTCATCAATGTTGGCACAATTTAAAAATCATACAGTTTTCTATAGAGTAAAAATTCTAAGTTTCACTTTATAATCTTATTAAATATTTTTTCACTAACAGTATAAGGATCAAGCTCTTTGCTTAATGTCTTGATTATCATATCCTCTACTTCTTTTTCATTTTGTATATTTTGAATCTTATCTTCTATTTTTCTATGTATTATCTCTCTTATCTCAGATTTATTTCTCTGAAGCACCTTACTTTTTAATACATCATTCTTTTCCTGATGCTCTTTATGATTTATAATATTTTTAATTAATTCATCTACTCCACTTCCATCATTTGCAACAGCCATTGTAACAGGAGGTCTAAAAATCCAATCCTTCTTAAAATCTAACATCATCTCTATCTCAAGTAAAGTTCTTTTAGCTCCTTCTTTATCTGCTTTATTTACTACGAATACATCTCCAATTTCCATAACTCCTGCTTTTATAGCCTGTATATCATCTCCAAGTCCAGGTACCATAACCATAACAGTAGTATCAGCAGTTTTAACTATATCAACCTCCGATTGTCCAACCCCTACAGTTTCAACAAATATATAATCACATCCATAAGCATCCATAACCTTTATAGCACCATAAGTAGCTTTTGACAATCCTCCTAAATAACCTCTAGTTCCCATTGATCTTATGAACACACCTGGATCTAAATTTAAATCGCTCATTCTTATTCTATCTCCAAGTATAGCTCCCTTAGAGAAGGGACTAGTTGGGTCTATTGCTATAATCCCTACTTTTTTTCCATCTTCTCTAAGTTTTTTTACCAATTTATCAGTTAAAGTTGATTTTCCTGCTCCTGGAGGACCTGTCATCCCTATTACATATGCACCTTTTGTATTTTTATGTATATCTTTTAATATATTAAAATACCCTTCTTGCTCATTCTCTATTATCGAAATAAGCCTTGCACAAGCTCGTTTATTTCCTTCTAATAATTTTTTTATCAAATCCATATTTTCACAACCTTATCAAGCTATTGATTTTTTTAGATTTGCTTTTATAAATTCTATAGTGGTTGTTGTAGTTGTACCCGGAGTAAACACTTCAGCTATTCCATTTTCTTTAAGATAAGGAATATCCTCGTCAGGAATAACCCCTCCTCCAATTACAAGTATATCATCATAAACACCTTCTTCTTTTAAAAGCTTAACAACCTTTGGAAGAAGATGATTGTGAGCACCAGATAAAATACTCATTGAAACAACATCAACATCTTCTTGAATGGCAGTTTGAACAATCTGTTCAGGAGTCTGTCTAAGCCCTGTGTATATAACCTCCATTCCAGCATCTCTAAAAGCTCTCGCTATAACTTTTGCTCCTCTATCATGGCCATCAAGTCCAGGCTTTGCAACTAATACTCTTATAGGTCTCATATTATTTTCTCCCCCTTTATACTATATCATTACACTTTGTTTGTATTCGCCAAATTCTTCTCTCATAACTCCACATATTTCTCCAAGTGTTGCATATGAATTAACCGCATCAAGAATGTAAGGCATTAGATTTTCATCACTTTTACAAGCTTTTTTCAAGTCCTCTAAGTTTTTCTTAACAAGTTCATTATCTCTTCTATCTTTTAATTCTTTTAACTTTTCACACTTTCTTTTTCCAACGCTAGGATCTACTCTTAAAAGATCCTTTGGTGCTTCTTCTTCTACCTTAAATTTATTCATACCAACTATTACTCTTTCATCATTTTCTATTTCCTTTTGATATCTATATGCACTCTCCATTATCTCTTGTTGCATATATCCCTTATCTATAGCATTTGGAGATCCACCAAGAGCATCTATTTTTTCTATTAATTTCATAGCCTCTTTTTCTATTTTATTAGTTAAGCTCTCAACATAATAAGAACCTGCAAGAGGGTCTATAGTATCTGCCACTCCACTTTCATGAGCTACTATTTGTTGAGTTCTAAGTGCTGTTCTAACTGAATCCTCTGTAGGAAGAGCCAATGCCTCATCCTTAGAATTAGTATGAAGAGATTGAGTTCCCCCCATAACTGCAGCAAGAGTTTGAATAGCAACACGAACTATATTATTTTCAGGTTGTTGAGCAGTAAGAGTTGATCCTCCTGTTTGAGTATGGAATTTAAGCATTAATGATTTTTCTTTTTTAGCACCAAATCTCTCCTTCATTATTTTAGCCCAAAGCCTTCTTGCAGCTCTATACTTCCCAACCTCTTCAAATAAATCATTATGTGCATTAAAGAAGAATGAAAGTCTTGGAGCAAAATCATCTACATTAAGACCTGCATCTATAGCTGCATTTACATAAGCTATTCCATTTGATAAAGTAAATGCAACTTCTTGAATAGCAGTAGATCCAGCCTCTCTTATGTGATATCCAGATATACTTATTGTATTCCACTTCGGAACATTTTCAGAACAATATTCAAATATATTAGTTATTAGCCTCATAGATGGCTTTGTTGGAAATATATAAGTTCCCCTTGCTACATATTCCTTAAGTATGTCATTTTGAATAGTTCCTCTTAATTTTTCCATACCAACACCCTGCTTTTGAGCAACTGCTATATACATTGCAAGCAAAACAGATGCTGGTGCATTTATAGTCATAGATGTTGAAACCTTATCAAGAGGAATTCCATCGAATAATATTTCCATGTCTTCAAGAGAATCTATTGCAACTCCAACCTTTCCAACTTCTCCCTCCGAGATAGAATCATCTGAATCATATCCCATCTGAGTTGGAAGATCAAAAGCAACTGATAATCCCATAGAACCTTGATCTATTAAATATTTATATCTTTTGTTAGACTCTTCTGCTGTTGCAAATCCAGCATACATTCTCATAGTCCAAAATTTACCTCTATACATAGTAGGCTGTACACCTCTAGTAAAAGGGTACTGTCCTGGAAATCCTAAATCATCATAGTTTATATCCTCTACATCAAGAGGTGTATATAATCTTCTTACTTCTTCATTTGACCCTGATAAAAACTGAGGTTTTCTCTCCCCAAATCTCGATAAAGCTTTTTCTAATTTTTCTTCTTCCCATTTTTTAAAGCAATCTTGTAATTTATCATTACAACTCATTAACTTCGCCCCCTTATATTTAATTATGAAATTTTATGAATCTAAACTTTCATAATTGTACGCCCATGAAATTTGAATTGCATGTTTACTTACTTATTTTCTACATTTTTTACCTAAATCCTTCTTGTTTTGTTGTAATTTTTGAACTCTTTAGATAATTTAAATTTTAAAAATACGACTTCTTAACATAACTATATTTTCATACTTCCATTTTTCAAAAATCTATCATGCCATGAAAGTGCTTCTGAAATTACATGAGGTGTATGCTTGTATTTTCCATCTAATGCTTTTTCTAAATAATCATTTAACATATCCTTATAATCAGGATGAGCACAATTATCTATTATACATCTAGCTCTTTCAACTGGACTTAACCCTCTCAAATCTGCAACCCCTTGTTCAGTAACTATTACCATAACATCATGTTCTGTATGATCACAGTGAGAAACCATAGGAACAATAGATGATATATCTCCTTTTTTAGCTATTGATTCAGTAGTAAATATAGTTAGGTAAGCATTTCTAGCAAAATCTCCAGATCCTCCTATTCCATTCATCATTCTACTTCCCATTATGTTAGTAGAATTTACATTTCCGTATATATCAACTTCTATAGCTGTATTTATTGCAATTACTCCCAGTCTTCTAGCCACTTCGGGACTATTACTTATTTCTTGAGGTCTAAGTATTACTTTTTCTTTATACTTTGAAAATTTCTTATAAAAATCATCTAGCCTTTGAGGTGATACTGTAAGCGATGTAGCAGATGCAAATTTAACCTTGTTATTATCTATAAGATCTAAAACAGAATCCTGTAGTACTTCTGAGTAAACCACCAAATCCTCAAATTTAGAATCACAAAGACCGCCAAGAACTGCATTTGCTACACTTCCAACACCAGATTGTAAAGGTAACAAATTCTTAGGAAGTCTTCCTTTATCTACTTCATCATTTAAAAATGTTATAAGATTCTTAGCCATTTTCTTAGACACTTCATCTATTGGAGTTACTTCTCTTGTCTTGTCCTTTATATCTGTAAATACTATTGCCGCTATTTTATCAGGTTTACAAGGAATGTAAGGAGTTCCAATTCTGTCAGTTGCATTTAAAATAGGTATCGCTTCTCTATTCGGAGGATTCTTGGTAGAATATACATCATGTACTCCTTCAAGATCCAATGGTTGAGAGGTATTAATTTCAACTATAACTTTATCAGCAGTTTCTACAAATACATTAGCATTTCCTATGGATGTCGATGGTATTATATTTCCATCCTCAGTTATAGCAACAGCTTCTACAAGAGCTATGTCTATATTTCCAAAGTAACCATACTTTATCCATTGAGGGACATGACTAAGATGCATATCTGCATACTGTACATCTCCACTATTTATTTTATTTCTAGAATCTTTATTAGTCTGATAAGGATACCTTCTTTTCATTATGCCTTTTCTAGATAACTCTCCGTCTAATTCATCACCAACAGATGCACCCGTTATAATGGTTAACCCTATTTCTTCTCCCTTATCTTCTCTTCTTGAAAGAGCTAACGGAACAGCTTTTGGATAACCAGCAGGTGTAAATCCACTCGTTCCAACAATCATTCCATCCTTGAACAGTTGAGCAGCTTCATCAGCACTCATAACCTTATTTTTTAAGTAATCGCATCTTAGTCTAGTTTGCATAATACATATCCCCCCAAGTAAACTTTAATTTGCTTTTACTTCATTAAATTTTTCATTACATATTTTAAGTGCAAATAATAAAGCCTTTTTTGCACATCCATAATATCTTTCATTAAAAATACACTCTATTTCATCATAATTTGTTATCTTTCTTCCAACCAGATTCTCTCTAACAAATCTTTTAGCAGTTGATGTTACTAATGTACAATCTAAATCAACTATAGTTCCATTTTCTCTATTTATCAAAAGACCTATAGCTACTACTGTATATAATTCTTGTGCTGTTATACCAGTAGGTAGTTTTGCATATCCAGTTATAAATATATTATTAGATGACATTTTAATAGCAGCCAAAGGCTGCTATTCACCTCCTTTGTATTTTCTAAATCACATAGGTAACTTATGAAGTATAATTGTAAATAAAACCATACCAAGTAATGCAAATGGATAAGTTGCTCCATATCCCGCCGCTGGATCATCACTTCCTACAGCATCTATAGCAGCTCCAAGACCCGGTGTAGATGTCATACCTCCACAGATTGCTCCTGATAACATAATCCAATTTATTT is drawn from Tepidibacter hydrothermalis and contains these coding sequences:
- a CDS encoding acyl-CoA mutase large subunit family protein, which codes for MSCNDKLQDCFKKWEEEKLEKALSRFGERKPQFLSGSNEEVRRLYTPLDVEDINYDDLGFPGQYPFTRGVQPTMYRGKFWTMRMYAGFATAEESNKRYKYLIDQGSMGLSVAFDLPTQMGYDSDDSISEGEVGKVGVAIDSLEDMEILFDGIPLDKVSTSMTINAPASVLLAMYIAVAQKQGVGMEKLRGTIQNDILKEYVARGTYIFPTKPSMRLITNIFEYCSENVPKWNTISISGYHIREAGSTAIQEVAFTLSNGIAYVNAAIDAGLNVDDFAPRLSFFFNAHNDLFEEVGKYRAARRLWAKIMKERFGAKKEKSLMLKFHTQTGGSTLTAQQPENNIVRVAIQTLAAVMGGTQSLHTNSKDEALALPTEDSVRTALRTQQIVAHESGVADTIDPLAGSYYVESLTNKIEKEAMKLIEKIDALGGSPNAIDKGYMQQEIMESAYRYQKEIENDERVIVGMNKFKVEEEAPKDLLRVDPSVGKRKCEKLKELKDRRDNELVKKNLEDLKKACKSDENLMPYILDAVNSYATLGEICGVMREEFGEYKQSVMI
- a CDS encoding acetyl-CoA hydrolase/transferase family protein — its product is MQTRLRCDYLKNKVMSADEAAQLFKDGMIVGTSGFTPAGYPKAVPLALSRREDKGEEIGLTIITGASVGDELDGELSRKGIMKRRYPYQTNKDSRNKINSGDVQYADMHLSHVPQWIKYGYFGNIDIALVEAVAITEDGNIIPSTSIGNANVFVETADKVIVEINTSQPLDLEGVHDVYSTKNPPNREAIPILNATDRIGTPYIPCKPDKIAAIVFTDIKDKTREVTPIDEVSKKMAKNLITFLNDEVDKGRLPKNLLPLQSGVGSVANAVLGGLCDSKFEDLVVYSEVLQDSVLDLIDNNKVKFASATSLTVSPQRLDDFYKKFSKYKEKVILRPQEISNSPEVARRLGVIAINTAIEVDIYGNVNSTNIMGSRMMNGIGGSGDFARNAYLTIFTTESIAKKGDISSIVPMVSHCDHTEHDVMVIVTEQGVADLRGLSPVERARCIIDNCAHPDYKDMLNDYLEKALDGKYKHTPHVISEALSWHDRFLKNGSMKI
- a CDS encoding DUF3870 domain-containing protein, with translation MAAIKMSSNNIFITGYAKLPTGITAQELYTVVAIGLLINRENGTIVDLDCTLVTSTAKRFVRENLVGRKITNYDEIECIFNERYYGCAKKALLFALKICNEKFNEVKAN